A section of the Streptomyces sp. NBC_01363 genome encodes:
- a CDS encoding GNAT family N-acetyltransferase translates to MITATPHRAPLPHALPVPTSSVRSAHEEDAAELAALSRPFVHSGALRERPASLYAAHAADFLVRQTPGRPIEGCVGLRVHPAVPGEGLGPVGVLYNFCVAGHSQGRGVGAGLLRTVLAMAHAQSLGALFTATTGGGGLFLRYGFESTAARLAPSSWAESLDPRRNARILTKVL, encoded by the coding sequence TTGATCACGGCCACGCCGCACCGCGCCCCACTGCCGCACGCGCTCCCCGTGCCGACCTCCTCCGTGCGCTCCGCGCATGAGGAGGATGCTGCCGAACTCGCCGCACTGTCCCGGCCGTTCGTGCACTCGGGGGCGCTGCGGGAGCGGCCCGCCTCCCTCTATGCCGCCCACGCCGCCGACTTCCTCGTGAGGCAGACCCCCGGACGGCCCATCGAGGGCTGCGTCGGCCTGCGCGTGCACCCGGCCGTCCCCGGGGAGGGCCTCGGGCCCGTCGGTGTCCTGTACAACTTCTGCGTGGCCGGGCACAGTCAGGGGCGCGGAGTCGGCGCCGGGCTCCTGCGCACGGTACTGGCCATGGCGCATGCCCAGTCGCTGGGTGCCCTGTTCACGGCGACGACCGGCGGTGGCGGCCTCTTCCTCCGGTACGGTTTCGAGTCCACGGCCGCGCGCCTGGCGCCTTCGTCCTGGGCGGAGTCCCTGGATCCCCGGCGCAACGCGCGGATCCTCACCAAGGTCCTGTGA
- a CDS encoding response regulator transcription factor, translating into MSTTPSSTTPPSAAPVRVFILDDHEVVRRGVRDLLEAEDDIEVVGEASDAREALARVPASRPQVAVLDVRLGDDRGGDHAGIEVCRELRALMPELACLMLTSFDDDEALFDAIMAGAAGYVLKQINGADLIAAVRTVASGTSMLDPRTTARVMARLRGTERPPAEASEASELDGLTPRERQILDLIGEGLTNREIAERLFLAEKTVKNRISSILAKLGVGRRIQAAMLVGRIKDRQGWPPAPRG; encoded by the coding sequence CTGAGCACGACCCCGTCGAGTACGACCCCGCCGTCCGCGGCCCCCGTACGCGTCTTCATCCTCGACGACCACGAGGTCGTACGGCGCGGCGTACGCGATCTGCTGGAGGCCGAGGACGACATCGAGGTCGTCGGCGAGGCGTCCGACGCCCGGGAGGCGCTGGCCCGCGTACCGGCCAGCAGACCGCAGGTCGCCGTGCTGGACGTACGCCTCGGCGACGACCGGGGCGGGGACCACGCCGGTATCGAGGTGTGCCGGGAACTGCGCGCACTGATGCCCGAACTCGCCTGTCTGATGCTGACGTCGTTCGACGACGACGAGGCGTTGTTCGACGCCATCATGGCGGGGGCCGCGGGGTACGTGCTCAAGCAGATCAACGGAGCCGATCTGATCGCCGCCGTACGCACGGTCGCGTCGGGCACCTCGATGCTCGATCCGCGGACGACCGCCCGCGTGATGGCCCGGCTGCGGGGCACCGAGCGACCTCCCGCCGAGGCGTCGGAGGCATCGGAACTGGACGGACTCACGCCCAGGGAACGGCAGATCCTGGACCTCATCGGCGAGGGCCTCACCAACCGTGAGATCGCGGAACGTCTCTTCCTGGCCGAGAAGACCGTCAAGAACCGCATCTCCTCGATCCTCGCCAAACTGGGCGTGGGCCGACGCATCCAGGCCGCGATGCTCGTCGGCCGGATCAAGGACCGCCAGGGGTGGCCCCCGGCCCCACGCGGCTGA
- a CDS encoding globin domain-containing protein — translation MNTPSEDYHALLARHDAMRLRRRILAPSGSRAEVWSAEAPQAYDGTADQSLIGDSLPLVNPLEELIAELYRILFERHPYLRSLFPESMAFQQAHLAGIFRYLIGNLHRTDEMIGVFGQLGRDHRKLGVRPAHFEAFEAALIEALRVRAGARWTRALEHAWLRMLRLAVSAMVRGADEAIAEPPSWEATVTSHELRTPDLAVLRVRPHQPYAFEAGNYASLESPLLEQAWRPYYLARAPHPDGELEFHVRARGSDGVSDALVHGTREGGAVRLSAPRGALALPDHLPSSDILLIASGTGWAPMKALLQRIDADRSRAHRVRLLLGPAAPEERAAAEEMYDAAYLEAFRRGRPWLTVVAADAASTRFAGAGLRALNGILPPHPGAAARQHAFLALAPEAATTGPARAVAARLVAAGVPAAQIHHETTGIVAVTEMSASTTRTGLLSA, via the coding sequence ATGAACACCCCGAGCGAGGACTACCACGCACTGCTCGCACGGCATGACGCGATGCGGCTGCGACGACGCATCCTGGCCCCGTCCGGCAGCCGTGCCGAAGTGTGGAGCGCCGAGGCCCCGCAGGCGTACGACGGAACGGCCGACCAGTCGCTGATCGGTGACTCGCTCCCGCTGGTGAACCCGCTGGAGGAGCTGATCGCCGAGCTGTACCGGATCCTGTTCGAGCGGCATCCGTATCTGCGGTCGCTGTTCCCCGAGTCGATGGCGTTCCAACAGGCCCATCTCGCAGGGATCTTCCGCTATCTGATCGGCAATCTGCACCGTACGGACGAAATGATCGGCGTCTTCGGGCAGTTGGGGCGCGACCATCGCAAGCTCGGGGTGCGCCCCGCGCATTTCGAGGCCTTCGAGGCCGCGTTGATCGAGGCGCTGCGCGTGCGCGCGGGCGCCCGGTGGACCCGTGCGCTGGAGCACGCGTGGCTGCGGATGCTGCGGCTGGCCGTCTCGGCGATGGTCAGGGGCGCGGACGAGGCGATCGCCGAACCGCCCAGTTGGGAGGCGACGGTGACCTCGCACGAACTCCGCACGCCCGATCTCGCGGTGCTGCGGGTACGGCCCCATCAGCCCTACGCCTTCGAGGCCGGGAATTACGCGTCCCTGGAGTCGCCGCTGCTGGAACAGGCCTGGCGTCCCTACTATCTGGCCCGCGCGCCGCATCCGGACGGTGAACTGGAGTTCCACGTACGGGCCCGGGGCTCCGACGGGGTGAGCGATGCGCTGGTGCACGGTACGCGGGAGGGCGGCGCCGTCCGTCTCAGCGCCCCGCGCGGCGCGCTGGCCCTGCCGGATCACCTTCCGTCCTCGGACATTCTGCTGATCGCCTCCGGTACGGGCTGGGCCCCGATGAAGGCGTTGCTCCAGCGGATCGACGCCGACCGGTCCCGTGCGCACCGGGTACGGCTGCTGCTGGGTCCCGCCGCGCCGGAGGAGAGGGCTGCGGCCGAGGAGATGTACGACGCGGCGTACCTGGAGGCGTTCCGGCGCGGACGCCCCTGGCTGACCGTCGTCGCGGCCGATGCGGCGAGCACGCGCTTCGCGGGTGCCGGGCTGCGGGCCCTGAACGGAATACTGCCCCCGCATCCCGGGGCCGCCGCCCGGCAGCACGCCTTTCTGGCCCTGGCCCCCGAGGCCGCCACGACCGGGCCGGCGCGGGCCGTGGCCGCGCGGCTGGTCGCCGCCGGAGTACCGGCCGCGCAGATCCATCACGAGACCACCGGCATCGTCGCGGTCACAGAAATGTCTGCCAGTACGACCAGAACCGGACTGCTATCAGCATGA
- a CDS encoding pyridoxamine 5'-phosphate oxidase family protein, which produces MTAPPEAAPFSGAAAAGPRRTVELTGTQALSLLGGASLGRIVFTQRALPAIRPVNHLLDDGRIVILTHQDSDLFAQARDHGDRGVVVAYQADDIDPLTHLGWSVVATGYCRPVADPDALSRYRRLLRPWPGPVMNCAVRIRPHLVTGIRLVA; this is translated from the coding sequence GTGACCGCGCCACCGGAGGCGGCACCGTTCTCGGGTGCGGCGGCCGCAGGTCCGCGCCGCACGGTCGAGTTGACCGGTACCCAGGCACTGAGCCTGCTCGGCGGGGCGTCGCTCGGACGGATCGTCTTCACCCAGCGCGCGCTGCCGGCCATCCGACCGGTGAACCATCTGCTGGACGACGGTCGGATCGTGATCCTGACCCATCAGGACTCGGATCTGTTCGCCCAGGCCCGCGACCATGGCGACCGGGGGGTCGTGGTCGCCTACCAGGCCGACGACATCGATCCGCTGACCCATCTGGGCTGGAGTGTCGTCGCCACGGGCTACTGCCGTCCGGTCGCCGATCCGGACGCGCTGTCGCGTTACCGGCGGCTGCTCCGCCCCTGGCCCGGCCCGGTGATGAACTGTGCGGTACGCATCCGCCCGCATCTGGTCACCGGGATCCGGCTGGTCGCCTGA
- a CDS encoding Dyp-type peroxidase, which produces MPTEQGNAQDPPRPAATGFGRRRALLAAGAVLAAGAGAAADELARGDRTAGRATSGAPPIEAAIPFHGARQAGVMAPQQPATHLLSFDLPRTSAATDRKALRSVLGALTSTLATAAADAPPDPRLQGGGATRLTSLVGIGPALAARLGLDVPASLVELPPFPDDRLDPRRSNGDLLVQLCAADRWTLTVVAELVGRAAHAVGAVPRWTQSGFLPHTAPGTTPRNLFGSKDGTANPDHAAAEQWVWGPPGAHGDGTILVYRRIRMDVTGFAALSEGRRDRAIGRRARDGVALSGTAEHDEPDIYAKNPDGSYVIPATAHVRLASPRFDGGARMLRRSYSYDDGPTDRGLLFCAFMRDSAQFTRVQNRLAARDALTPFLQHRASAVAYVLPGAASAGTLGEQLWT; this is translated from the coding sequence ATGCCCACCGAACAGGGAAATGCGCAGGATCCACCCCGACCCGCGGCGACCGGTTTCGGGCGGCGTCGGGCACTGCTCGCAGCCGGAGCGGTGCTCGCAGCCGGGGCCGGCGCGGCAGCCGACGAACTGGCGAGAGGCGACCGGACAGCCGGCCGTGCCACCTCCGGCGCCCCGCCGATCGAGGCCGCGATTCCCTTCCACGGCGCCCGACAGGCAGGCGTCATGGCGCCCCAGCAACCGGCGACGCACCTGCTCTCCTTCGACCTCCCCCGGACCTCGGCCGCCACCGACCGGAAGGCCCTTCGCAGCGTCCTCGGCGCGCTGACCAGCACGCTCGCCACCGCAGCCGCCGACGCCCCGCCGGACCCGCGGCTCCAAGGCGGTGGCGCGACCCGGCTCACCTCCCTGGTCGGCATCGGCCCCGCTCTCGCCGCTCGGCTCGGCCTCGACGTCCCCGCCTCGCTGGTGGAGTTGCCGCCGTTCCCCGACGACCGCCTCGACCCGCGCCGCAGCAACGGCGATCTTCTGGTCCAACTGTGCGCAGCCGACCGCTGGACGCTCACCGTCGTCGCCGAACTCGTCGGCAGGGCCGCACACGCCGTCGGCGCCGTGCCGCGCTGGACCCAGTCCGGCTTCCTGCCCCACACGGCCCCGGGCACCACCCCGCGCAACTTGTTCGGCTCCAAGGACGGCACCGCCAACCCCGATCACGCGGCGGCCGAGCAGTGGGTCTGGGGCCCACCCGGAGCCCACGGGGACGGCACCATTCTGGTCTACCGCAGGATCCGCATGGACGTCACCGGCTTCGCGGCTCTCTCCGAGGGCCGACGCGACCGGGCGATCGGCCGCCGTGCCCGCGACGGCGTCGCCCTCAGCGGCACCGCCGAGCATGACGAGCCGGACATCTACGCCAAGAACCCCGACGGTTCCTACGTCATCCCCGCCACCGCCCACGTGCGTCTCGCCAGCCCCCGCTTCGACGGCGGTGCCCGTATGCTCCGCCGCAGTTACAGCTACGACGACGGCCCGACCGACCGCGGCCTTCTCTTCTGTGCCTTCATGCGCGACTCCGCCCAGTTCACCCGCGTCCAGAACCGCCTGGCCGCCCGCGACGCCCTCACCCCGTTCCTCCAACACCGGGCCTCGGCCGTGGCCTACGTCCTGCCCGGCGCCGCATCCGCCGGGACTCTCGGCGAACAGCTCTGGACCTGA
- the ctaD gene encoding cytochrome c oxidase subunit I produces the protein MDAMESQGNRAAPAQGPVPPDPGAAVADTPSARNGRGDTRAGTSEPATPPGTDLPGRSSRGRIVVSWLTTTDHKQIGTLYLVTAFVFFLIGGAMALVMRAELARPGTQIVSNEQFNQAFTMHGSVMLLLFAMPLFTGFANWLMPLQIGAPDVAFPRLNMLAYWLFLFGSLIAAAGFLTPQGAADFGWFAYAPLSDATHSPGIGADMWIMGVALSGFGSILGAVNFITTIICMRAPGMTMFRMSIFTWNVLLTAVLILLVFPVLAAALFALEMDRKFGSHIFDPANGGALLWQHLFWFFGHPEVYVLALPFFGIVSEIIPVFSRKPMFGYIGLVAATIAIAGLSVTVWAHHMYVTGGVLLPFFSFMTFLIAVPTGVKFFNWIGTMWKGSLSFETPMLWTTGFLITFVFGGLTGVILASPPLDFHVSDSYFVVAHFHYTLFGTVVYAMFAGFHFWWPKFTGRMLDERLGKITFWVLTVGFHLTFLVQHWLGAEGMPRRYADYLAADGFTALNTLSTIGSFLLGLSFLPFFYNVWKTSQYGRKVTVDDPWGYGRSLEWATSCPPPRHNFSSLPRIRSESPALDLHHPEIAALELEPAVPH, from the coding sequence GTGGACGCAATGGAATCGCAGGGCAACCGAGCCGCCCCCGCACAGGGACCCGTGCCCCCTGACCCCGGAGCCGCCGTCGCCGACACGCCCTCCGCCAGGAACGGCCGCGGAGACACCCGGGCGGGTACGAGCGAGCCGGCGACGCCCCCCGGCACCGATCTGCCGGGCCGGTCGTCCCGCGGGCGGATCGTCGTCTCGTGGCTCACGACGACCGATCACAAGCAGATCGGCACGCTCTATCTCGTCACCGCGTTCGTCTTCTTCCTCATCGGCGGCGCGATGGCACTCGTGATGCGCGCCGAACTCGCCCGCCCCGGCACGCAGATCGTTTCCAACGAGCAGTTCAATCAGGCATTCACCATGCACGGGTCGGTGATGCTGCTGCTGTTCGCGATGCCGCTGTTCACGGGATTCGCCAATTGGCTCATGCCGCTTCAGATAGGCGCACCCGATGTGGCGTTTCCGCGGCTGAACATGCTGGCGTACTGGTTGTTCCTCTTCGGATCGCTGATCGCCGCCGCGGGGTTCCTCACGCCGCAGGGCGCCGCCGACTTCGGATGGTTCGCCTATGCCCCGTTGTCCGACGCCACGCATTCACCGGGCATCGGCGCCGACATGTGGATCATGGGCGTCGCGCTTTCCGGCTTCGGTTCCATTCTCGGAGCGGTGAACTTCATCACCACCATCATCTGCATGCGGGCCCCGGGAATGACGATGTTCCGGATGTCGATCTTCACCTGGAACGTACTGCTGACCGCCGTACTCATCCTCCTGGTCTTCCCGGTCCTGGCCGCGGCGCTCTTCGCGCTGGAGATGGACCGGAAGTTCGGCTCACACATCTTCGACCCCGCCAACGGAGGCGCGCTTCTGTGGCAGCACCTCTTCTGGTTCTTCGGCCACCCCGAGGTCTATGTACTGGCGCTGCCGTTCTTCGGGATCGTCTCCGAGATCATTCCGGTCTTCTCCCGGAAGCCGATGTTCGGCTACATCGGTCTCGTCGCCGCGACGATCGCCATTGCCGGACTGTCTGTCACCGTCTGGGCCCACCACATGTATGTGACCGGCGGCGTACTGCTGCCGTTCTTCTCCTTCATGACCTTCCTGATCGCCGTACCGACCGGAGTGAAGTTCTTCAACTGGATCGGCACGATGTGGAAGGGATCGCTGTCCTTCGAGACGCCGATGCTGTGGACCACCGGATTTCTGATCACCTTCGTCTTCGGCGGACTGACCGGCGTCATCCTGGCCTCGCCACCCCTGGACTTCCACGTCTCCGACTCGTACTTCGTCGTCGCCCACTTCCACTACACGCTCTTCGGTACGGTCGTGTACGCGATGTTCGCCGGATTCCATTTCTGGTGGCCGAAGTTCACCGGAAGGATGCTCGACGAGCGCCTGGGCAAAATCACGTTCTGGGTGCTGACGGTCGGCTTCCACCTCACATTCCTCGTACAGCACTGGCTCGGAGCCGAGGGAATGCCGCGCCGGTACGCGGACTATCTCGCCGCTGACGGATTCACCGCTCTCAACACCCTTTCCACCATCGGCTCGTTCCTCCTCGGACTGTCGTTCCTGCCCTTCTTCTACAACGTCTGGAAGACCAGCCAGTACGGCCGGAAGGTCACCGTCGACGACCCCTGGGGCTATGGCCGCTCCCTGGAATGGGCCACGTCCTGTCCTCCGCCCCGGCACAACTTCAGTTCGCTGCCCCGCATCCGCAGCGAGTCCCCGGCCCTCGATCTGCACCACCCGGAGATCGCCGCACTCGAACTCGAACCCGCTGTACCGCACTGA
- a CDS encoding MbtH family protein has translation MSTNPFDDPEGRFLVLVNDEGQHSLWPSFAEVPGGWTTAFDENSREACLEFIETNWTDMRPRSLAATTD, from the coding sequence ATGAGCACCAACCCTTTCGACGACCCCGAAGGCCGCTTCCTGGTCCTGGTGAACGACGAGGGGCAACACTCGCTCTGGCCGTCCTTCGCCGAGGTCCCCGGGGGGTGGACGACCGCTTTCGATGAGAACTCCCGGGAGGCGTGCCTGGAGTTCATCGAGACCAACTGGACCGATATGCGCCCCCGTTCCCTCGCGGCAACCACCGACTGA
- a CDS encoding GAF domain-containing protein → MRSLLDAVMSLGRGLELPEVLRGIVEAAVTLTDAEYGALGIVGDGQKLLEFLPVGISEQLAAVIGQTPCGRGILGELIHHPQPLRLTDLSSHPRSFGFPPHHPPMRTFLGVPVRVRDEVFGNLYLTEKRGGVSFDADDEAVLTTLSIAAGVAIDNARMYDESRRRERRLEALGEITRTLLSGTDADEVLHLIAERAMEVAGADRAAILLPTPPASLSGASETSGAEARLTVAVAHGRDAERVTGLSVPARGSLAGLAARTGTPVHCADVRSDPRAHPFGDGAEDGLGPVVTVPLRVDTGAKGALRLGRPVDRPPFDDTEVALVSGFADQAAIALELARRRAESEELAVMHDRDRIARDLHDLAIQRLFATGMTLQSTTRAIADRPDAAERVSRAVDDLDTTIRIIRSTIFDLRTADGSGRGGLRHRMAETARTAAHALGFRPSVRIDGPVDTTVPDELAEHVVAVAAEAVSNASRHAHATRIGIMLSADDAVTLTVTDNGIGIRDGVTTASGTGAAVEAGEPAAERLGGLANMRTRAELCGGILAIERPADGGTRIIWRVPLHD, encoded by the coding sequence ATGCGCAGTCTGCTGGATGCCGTGATGAGCCTGGGGCGGGGCCTGGAACTGCCCGAGGTGCTCCGCGGGATCGTGGAGGCCGCGGTGACCCTGACCGACGCGGAGTACGGAGCGCTCGGCATCGTCGGGGACGGGCAGAAGCTGCTGGAGTTCCTGCCGGTCGGCATATCGGAGCAGCTCGCCGCCGTGATCGGCCAGACGCCGTGCGGGCGCGGAATCCTCGGTGAGCTGATCCATCACCCGCAGCCGCTGCGGCTCACCGATCTGAGCAGCCATCCCCGCAGCTTCGGTTTTCCGCCCCATCATCCCCCGATGCGCACCTTCCTCGGGGTGCCGGTGCGGGTTCGGGACGAGGTGTTCGGCAACCTCTACCTCACGGAGAAGCGGGGCGGGGTGAGCTTCGACGCCGACGACGAGGCGGTGCTGACCACCTTGTCGATCGCGGCCGGGGTCGCCATCGACAACGCCCGCATGTACGACGAGAGCCGTCGTCGGGAGCGGCGTCTGGAGGCACTGGGCGAGATCACCCGCACCCTGCTCTCGGGGACGGACGCCGACGAGGTGCTGCATCTGATCGCCGAGCGGGCGATGGAGGTGGCGGGCGCCGACCGGGCCGCGATTCTGCTGCCGACGCCCCCCGCGTCGCTCTCCGGGGCCTCGGAGACATCCGGGGCCGAGGCGCGTCTGACCGTTGCCGTCGCCCATGGCAGGGACGCCGAGCGCGTGACGGGGCTGTCCGTACCCGCGCGGGGATCACTGGCCGGACTCGCCGCCCGTACGGGGACACCGGTGCACTGCGCCGATGTCCGTTCCGATCCCCGGGCCCACCCGTTCGGCGACGGTGCCGAGGACGGTCTGGGCCCGGTGGTGACGGTGCCTCTGCGAGTCGACACCGGGGCCAAGGGCGCACTGCGTCTGGGGCGGCCGGTGGACCGCCCGCCGTTCGACGACACCGAGGTCGCGCTCGTCTCGGGCTTCGCCGACCAGGCGGCCATCGCCCTGGAACTGGCCCGTAGGCGGGCCGAGTCCGAGGAACTCGCCGTCATGCACGACCGGGACCGGATCGCCCGCGATCTGCACGATCTGGCGATCCAGCGTCTCTTCGCGACCGGGATGACCCTCCAGAGCACCACGCGTGCCATCGCGGACCGGCCGGACGCGGCCGAGCGGGTCAGCCGCGCGGTGGATGATCTGGACACCACGATCCGGATCATCCGGTCCACCATCTTCGATCTGCGGACGGCGGACGGTTCGGGCCGCGGCGGGCTGCGGCACCGGATGGCGGAGACCGCCCGCACGGCGGCGCACGCCCTTGGCTTCCGGCCCTCCGTGCGGATAGACGGGCCGGTGGACACCACAGTCCCGGACGAGCTGGCCGAGCATGTGGTGGCGGTCGCCGCCGAGGCAGTGTCCAATGCCTCTCGCCATGCCCATGCCACTCGTATCGGCATCATGCTGTCGGCCGACGACGCGGTGACCCTGACCGTCACCGACAACGGCATCGGAATCCGGGACGGTGTCACGACCGCGTCCGGGACAGGAGCAGCGGTCGAGGCCGGTGAACCGGCGGCCGAACGCCTCGGAGGGCTGGCCAATATGCGTACGCGGGCAGAGCTCTGCGGCGGCATACTGGCCATCGAACGGCCGGCGGACGGCGGCACCCGGATCATCTGGCGCGTGCCGCTCCACGACTGA
- a CDS encoding vitamin K epoxide reductase family protein produces the protein MLVITAALGLLGSFVITIDKFELLADPDFVPACSLSPVVSCTSGMRSEQASVFGFPNPLIGLVAFGAVMGTGAGLLAGARYRRWYWLGLNLGTLFGVGFCMWLMTQALFDIGALCLWCMLVWVATILMFWHTTVHNLRHGVLPAPRAVVAAVLEFPLVVPVTWCLAIVMLIAVRFWSYWQTFL, from the coding sequence CTGCTGGTCATCACGGCCGCGCTCGGGCTGCTCGGCTCGTTCGTCATCACGATCGACAAGTTCGAACTGCTCGCCGACCCCGACTTCGTGCCCGCCTGCTCGCTGAGCCCCGTGGTGTCCTGCACGAGTGGGATGCGCAGCGAGCAGGCGTCGGTGTTCGGCTTTCCCAACCCGCTCATCGGGCTGGTCGCCTTCGGAGCGGTGATGGGGACCGGCGCGGGCCTGCTCGCAGGCGCACGCTATCGGCGCTGGTACTGGTTGGGGCTGAACCTCGGCACGCTGTTCGGAGTCGGCTTCTGCATGTGGCTGATGACCCAGGCCCTGTTCGACATAGGCGCCCTCTGCCTGTGGTGCATGCTCGTGTGGGTGGCCACCATCCTCATGTTCTGGCACACCACGGTGCACAACCTGCGCCATGGCGTCCTGCCCGCCCCACGCGCCGTGGTCGCGGCGGTGCTGGAGTTCCCCCTCGTGGTGCCGGTGACCTGGTGCCTGGCCATCGTCATGCTGATAGCAGTCCGGTTCTGGTCGTACTGGCAGACATTTCTGTGA
- the argB gene encoding acetylglutamate kinase encodes MNRVRGGAVVVKFGGNAMVDAGLQRAFARDVVELRRTGLRPVVVHGGGPQISAMLDRLGLESRFEAGLRVTTPEAMDVVRMVLSGRVQRELVGQINAHGPFAVGMTGEDAHTMTAVRRPAWVDGRPVDIGLVGDIVDVNPGMVRTLLEQGHIPVVSPVARGEDGQVYNVNADLAASALAVALDAERLVMLTDVEGLYANWPHSTEVIEHLTADALEGLLPGLAGGMLPKMEGCLRAVRGGVGRAHVLDGRVPHAVLRGILGETSPGTTVVPDDSQDRHSSTV; translated from the coding sequence GTGAACAGGGTGCGGGGCGGCGCGGTCGTCGTCAAGTTCGGCGGCAACGCCATGGTGGACGCGGGCCTGCAGCGGGCGTTCGCCCGGGACGTCGTGGAGTTGCGGCGAACCGGCCTGCGCCCGGTCGTCGTACACGGAGGCGGGCCGCAGATCAGCGCGATGCTCGACCGTCTCGGCCTGGAGTCCCGCTTCGAGGCGGGCCTGCGGGTGACCACCCCGGAGGCCATGGACGTGGTTCGCATGGTGCTGAGCGGGCGGGTCCAGCGGGAGCTGGTCGGCCAGATCAACGCACACGGACCCTTCGCGGTGGGCATGACGGGCGAGGACGCGCACACGATGACCGCGGTGCGGCGTCCGGCCTGGGTGGACGGCCGACCGGTGGACATAGGTCTTGTCGGCGACATCGTGGACGTGAACCCCGGCATGGTGCGCACCCTCCTGGAACAGGGGCACATCCCGGTGGTCTCCCCCGTGGCACGCGGCGAGGACGGACAGGTCTACAACGTCAACGCCGACCTCGCGGCGTCGGCCCTGGCCGTGGCCCTCGATGCCGAGCGGCTGGTGATGCTCACCGACGTGGAAGGGCTGTACGCGAACTGGCCGCACAGCACCGAGGTGATCGAGCACCTGACGGCCGACGCGCTGGAAGGACTGCTGCCCGGACTGGCCGGCGGGATGCTGCCGAAGATGGAAGGCTGCCTGCGGGCCGTCCGCGGCGGCGTGGGCAGGGCGCACGTGCTCGACGGCCGCGTGCCGCACGCGGTGCTGCGCGGCATCCTGGGCGAGACCAGCCCCGGCACCACCGTGGTTCCCGACGACAGCCAGGATCGCCACAGCAGCACCGTATGA